The Ignicoccus islandicus DSM 13165 sequence TGGGTAGATGCTTGGAAAGGTTACTACACAGCAACAATTCAATCGGCATTAAGATTTAATACTGAGAGAAAGGATTACGTCGCTACCGTATTAAAGATCGCAGAAGGTAGAGGACAGAAACCAGATCTATCCCAGCTAGACTTACAAGACTCACTAATTAGGATTGCATGGAAAGCGTCTGAGGTGTATACACGAGAGATAGATAGATTAGCGGAACATATTCTCTTTATGTCGAAATTAGTAATTGGTACGAGAGCTAGGCTCGAAACCTATAGGAGAAAGGCTAAAACAGGTAAGGAACTACCCAGAGCTATAAAGTTCTGTGCCGCGCTCTATTCTATGGGATTAGGTCCTACTCTAATAGGTGCGAAAGTTATTGAAGACTTAGCTAAAGGTAACGGAGAGAACCTAGATATATTACTGCGATTCCTTCCACTTCTAAAGAAAGATTGGGGTTACGATCTTCACCTAACGGACCTAGACGTGTTTAAGAAGTACGTGGATGACAAGACCTATGAATATATTAGAAGAGATATTGAGACTGTGAAGGAATACTTCGGAGAACTTCCTACCCCAAAGGAGCTCCCCGAAGAATACTTTAAGTTATTACATGAAGTTAAAACGTCTATTGAAAATAGTGATATAAGTAAAGCAAAGGCAAATATAGTAAAGCTAGCCGAAATCAGAGGGTTCTTAGGTTGACTGAAAGGCCCTTAGTATCTATAATAATAGGTTCTAGGAGCGATTTGGAATTGGCCAAGAAAGCAGAGGAGGTCCTAAATGAGTTTTGTATACCATATGAATTAAAGATATTGTCTGCTCATAGAAATCAGAAGGAATTAATTGAATACTTAGAGGAAAGCAAAAATTACGTAAAGGTATATATTGCTATAGCTGGCTTAGCTGCACACTTACCTGGATTCATTGCCTCTAGAGTAGAACAACCAGTGATTGGAGTCCCGAGAGACGTCAAACTAATGGGTTTA is a genomic window containing:
- the purE gene encoding 5-(carboxyamino)imidazole ribonucleotide mutase; this encodes MTERPLVSIIIGSRSDLELAKKAEEVLNEFCIPYELKILSAHRNQKELIEYLEESKNYVKVYIAIAGLAAHLPGFIASRVEQPVIGVPRDVKLMGLDALLSIVQMPSGVPVATVGIDNAKNGAYLAIRILKIAGFKTCK